The Sebastes fasciatus isolate fSebFas1 chromosome 13, fSebFas1.pri, whole genome shotgun sequence genome includes a region encoding these proteins:
- the LOC141781122 gene encoding cytochrome P450 2K1-like yields the protein MSLLEDFVFSNPTTLLGVVALLLVLYLVSSSFAPQDSGKGPPGPRPLPLLGNLLQLDLKRPYKTLCELSKRHGSVFTVYFGTNKVVVLAGYKAVKEALVSYAEEFGDRDIPPIFYDLNQGHGILFANGETWKEMRRFALTTLRDFGMGKRVAEDKILEECHHLIRMFDEHEGKPFDTGCQVNWATSNIICSIVYGSRFEYDDPRFTNMVRRANENIRVAGSAPIQLYNMFPRLVSWIKSRQLILKNFAMNASDVKDLINNLKETLNPQICRGLVDCFLIRKQKEEDSRVMDTHYNEKNLIITVTNLFSAGTDTTATTLRWGLLLMAKYPLIQDQVQEELSRVVGSRQVRVDDRKNLPYIDAVIHETQRLANIVPMAIPHKTSRDVTFQGYFIKEGTTVFPLLTSVLHDESEWESPHTFNPSHFLDKDGHFFKRDAFMPFSAGRRACPGESLAKMELFLFFTSLLQRFRFSPPPGVTEDELDLTPAVGFTLNPSPHELCAVSRQ from the exons ATGTCTCTTTTGGaggattttgttttttctaatcCCACCACTTTGTTGGGGGTTGTTGCTCTCCTACTCGTCCTTTATCTTGTTTCCAGTAGTTTCGCCCCCCAGGATTCTGGGAAGGGGCCTCCAGGGCCGAGGCCTCTTCCTCTGCTTGGCAACCTGCTGCAGCTTGATCTCAAGAGACCCTACAAAACCCTCTGTGAG ctTTCAAAGAGACATGGGTCTGTGTTTACGGTGTACTTTGGAACCAATAAAGTGGTGGTCCTGGCTGGATACAAGGCAGTCAAAGAGGCTCTGGTCAGCTACGCAGAGGAGTTTGGAGATAGAGACATCCCCCCTATTTTTTATGATCTGAATCAAGGTCACG GAATCCTGTTCGCAAATGGAGAAACATGGAAAGAGATGAGACGTTTTGCCCTCACCACCCTGAGAGACTTTGGGATGGGCAAAAGAGTCGCTGAGGATAAAATCTTGGAGGAATGCCACCATTTGATCCGAATGTTTGACGAGCACGAAG GGAAACCATTTGATACAGGGTGCCAGGTAAACTGggcaacatccaacatcatctGCTCTATCGTGTATGGCAGCAGGTTTGAATACGATGACCCCCGATTCACAAACATGGTGAGAAGAGCCAACGAGAACATACGCGTGGCCGGCTCTGCACCAATCCAG CTTTACAACATGTTCCCCAGGCTGGTCAGTTGGATAAAAAGCCGGCAGCTGATTTTAAAAAACTTTGCAATGAATGCCAGTGATGTCAAAGATTTAATCAACAATCTGAAAGAGACACTGAATCCTCAGATCTGCAGGGGGCTCGTGGACTGTTTTCTGATTCGGAAGCAGAAAGAAGAG GACTCTCGTGTGATGGACACTCATTACAATGAGAAGAACTTGATAATTACAGTGACCAACCTGTTTTCTGCTGGTACTGATACCACAGCGACGACACTGAGATGGGGTTTGCTGCTTATGGCTAAATATCCGCTTATACAAG ACCAGGTCCAGGAGGAGCTGAGCAGGGTGGTTGGAAGCCGTCAAGTCCGGGTTGATGACCGTAAAAACCTGCCGTACATTGATGCTGTCATCCACGAGACACAGAGACTGGCCAACATTGTCCCCATGGCCATTCCTCACAAAACCAGCCGAGACGTCACCTTCCAGGGATACTTCATCAAAGAG GGGACGACCGTGTTTCCTCTTCTTACTTCTGTCCTGCATGACGAGAGCGAATGGGAGAGCCCACACACTTTCAACCCTTCCCACTTCCTGGATAAGGACGGTCATTTTTTCAAGAGAGACGCCTTCATGCCCTTTTCTGCAG GTCGCAGGGCGTGTCCAGGTGAAAGTCTGGCTAAGATGgagctcttcctcttcttcacctccctcctccagCGCTTTCGTTTCTCTCCTCCACCTGGAGTCACAGAGGATGAACTGGATCTGACTCCAGCTGTGGGCTTCACCCTCAACCCGTCACCTCATGAGCTGTGTGCCGTCAGTCGCCAATGA